In Candidatus Eisenbacteria bacterium, one genomic interval encodes:
- a CDS encoding DUF2905 domain-containing protein — MSDLGRMLVVAGLAIAVLGLVLLLGAKVPWLGRLPGDINVERNDWSFHFPIVTCLVVSVVLSLIVKVLFRR, encoded by the coding sequence GTGACCTCGGCCGCATGCTGGTGGTGGCGGGCCTCGCCATCGCGGTGCTCGGCCTCGTGCTCCTGCTCGGCGCGAAGGTGCCGTGGCTCGGGCGGCTGCCGGGTGACATCAACGTCGAGCGCAACGACTGGTCCTTCCACTTCCCCATCGTCACCTGTCTTGTGGTGAGCGTCGTGCTGTCGCTGATCGTGAAGGTCCTCTTCCGTCGCTGA